The Pan paniscus chromosome 1, NHGRI_mPanPan1-v2.0_pri, whole genome shotgun sequence genome has a segment encoding these proteins:
- the E2F2 gene encoding transcription factor E2F2, translating into MLQGPRALASAAGQTPKVVPAMSPTELWPSGLSSPQLCPATATYYTPLYPQTAPPAAAPGTCLDATPHGPEGQVVRCLPAGRLPAKRKLDLEGIGRPVVPEFPAPKGKCIRVDGLPSPKTPKSPGEKTRYDTSLGLLTKKFIYLLSESEDGVLDLNWAAEVLDVQKRRIYDITNVLEGIQLIRKKAKNNIQWVGRGMFEDPTRPGKQQQLGQELKELMNMEQALDQLIQSCSLSFKHLTEDKANKRLAYVTYQDIRAVGNFKEQTVIAVKAPPQTRLEVPDRTEDNLQIYLKSTQGPIEVYLCPEEVQEPDSPSEEPLPSTSTLCPSPDSAQPSSSTDPSIMEPTASSVPAPAPTPQQAPPPPSLVPLEATDSMLELPHPLLQQTEDQFLSPTLACSSPLISFSPSLDQDDYLWGLEAGEGISDLFDSYDLGDLLIN; encoded by the exons ATGCTGCAAGGGCCCCGGGCCTTGGCTTCGGCCGCTGGGCAGACCCCGAAGGTGGTGCCCGCGATGAGCCCCACAGAGCTATGGCCATCCGGCCTCAGCAGCCCCCAGCTCTGCCCAGCTACTGCTACCTACTACACACCGCTGTACCCGCAGACGGCGCCTCCCGCAGCGGCGCCAGGCACCTGCCTCGACGCCACTCCCCACGGACCCGAGGGCCAAGTTGTGCGATGCCTGCCGGCAGGCCGGCTGCCG GCCAAAAGGAAGCTGGATCTGGAGGGGATTGGGAGGCCCGTCGTCCCTGAGTTCCCAGCCCCCAAGGGGAAGTGCATCAGAGTGGATGGCCTCCCCAGCCCCAAAA CCCCCAAATCCCCCGGGGAGAAGACTCGGTATGACACTTCGCTAGGGCTGCTCACCAAGAAGTTCATTTACCTCCTGAGCGAGTCAGAGGATGGGGTCCTGGACCTGAACTGGGCCGCTGAGGTGCTGGACGTGCAGAAGCGGCGCATCTATGACATCACCAACGTGCTGGAAGGCATCCAGCTCATCCGCAAGAAGGCCAAGAACAACATCCAGTGGGT AGGCAGGGGAATGTTTGAAGACCCCACCAGACCTGGGAAGCAGCAACAGCTGGGGCAGGAGCTGAAGGAGCTGATGAACATGGAGCAGGCCTTGGACCAGCTCATCCAGAGCTGCTCTCTGAGCTTCAAGCACCTGACTGAGGACAAGGCCAACAAGAG GCTGGCCTATGTGACTTACCAGGATATCCGTGCTGTTGGCAACTTTAAGGAGCAGACAGTGATTGCCGTCAAGGCCCCTCCGCAGACGAGACTGGAAGTGCCCGACAGGACTGAG gaCAACCTGCAGATATATCTCAAGAGCACCCAAGGGCCCATCGAAGTCTACCTGTGCCCAGAGGAGGTGCAGGAGCCGGACAGTCCTTCCGAGGAGCCTCTCCCCTCTACCTCCAccctctgccccagccctgaCTCTGCCCAGCCCAGCAGCAGCACCGACCCTAGCATCATGGAGCCCACAGCATCCTCAG TGCCAGCACCAGCGCCAAccccccagcaggccccaccGCCTCCATCCCTGGTCCCCTTGGAGGCTACTGACAGCATGCTGGAGCTGCCGCACCCACTCCTGCAGCAGACTGAGGACCAGTTCCTGTCCCCGACCCTGGCGTGCAGCTCCCCTCTGATCAGCTTCTCCCCATCCTTGGACCAGGACGACTACCTGTGGGGCTTGGAGGCGGGTGAGGGCATCAGCGACCTCTTCGATTCCTACGACCTTGGGGACCTGTTGATTAATTGA